A genome region from Bradyrhizobium sp. WSM1417 includes the following:
- a CDS encoding multicopper oxidase family protein has product MKTRIFDPTRREVLAGLGAGLGTGLGASAAGLMAGGAVPAMTAQLALQARPATLALRPGQPATPVWELAAVSHLGDVRLKRGDRCEVVFRNELPVPVAPVWYGLGGPAAADPLRGRAPTAPDATETSIISVPNAGTLLADFRLFEDGLKQPARPLPIIAAETNPVAADRDVVLLIEEWRLRPDGTALPPGRDPKETTPLYTINGQTSFELSAAANERLRLRFINGSQRSVLAIKLESHEVQVLALDGQPAEPFQARNGALVLAPGGRADAFVDAATSAPFLLHGGKEARQVGRLTVSGKLERRAPLLPPQPLPPNDLPDRLDLRGALRFDVALGAADAGWVRPANFSTSSAPAFRTKAGRTVVLALKNPAPVATVFHLHGHHFRLLDKLDDGWKPYWLDTLAIEPGQTQRIAFEARGAGRWLIESVVTDWAAPRLVRWYGVE; this is encoded by the coding sequence ATGAAAACGCGGATCTTCGACCCGACGAGGCGCGAGGTTTTGGCCGGACTTGGAGCCGGGCTTGGCACCGGGCTTGGCGCCTCTGCGGCCGGGCTGATGGCCGGCGGCGCAGTCCCGGCCATGACCGCCCAGCTCGCGCTTCAGGCAAGGCCGGCGACGCTGGCTCTGAGGCCGGGGCAGCCGGCTACACCCGTCTGGGAGCTGGCCGCCGTCAGCCACCTCGGGGATGTCCGTCTCAAACGTGGCGACCGCTGCGAGGTGGTCTTCCGCAACGAGCTGCCTGTGCCGGTTGCACCAGTCTGGTACGGCCTTGGCGGCCCGGCCGCGGCCGACCCGCTTCGAGGACGCGCCCCAACGGCCCCGGACGCGACGGAAACATCAATTATTTCAGTCCCAAACGCGGGAACCCTGCTGGCCGACTTCCGGCTGTTCGAGGACGGCCTGAAGCAGCCCGCGCGCCCGCTTCCGATCATTGCCGCCGAGACAAACCCGGTCGCCGCCGATCGCGACGTGGTTCTCTTGATCGAGGAATGGCGGCTACGGCCAGATGGAACCGCACTTCCCCCGGGCCGGGACCCGAAGGAAACGACTCCGCTTTATACAATCAACGGGCAGACTTCATTCGAACTCTCAGCTGCGGCGAATGAGCGGCTGCGGCTGCGCTTTATCAACGGCTCGCAACGTTCTGTTCTGGCGATCAAATTGGAAAGTCACGAGGTCCAGGTGCTGGCCCTGGACGGACAGCCGGCCGAACCGTTCCAGGCACGCAACGGCGCGCTGGTGCTAGCCCCCGGCGGACGCGCCGACGCCTTCGTGGATGCGGCCACATCGGCCCCATTCCTGCTGCATGGCGGCAAGGAGGCGCGCCAGGTCGGCCGCCTGACGGTCTCCGGCAAGCTTGAGCGGCGCGCGCCGCTGTTGCCGCCGCAGCCGCTCCCTCCGAATGACCTGCCCGACCGGCTCGATCTGAGAGGCGCCCTGCGATTCGATGTCGCGCTCGGGGCGGCCGACGCCGGGTGGGTACGGCCCGCAAATTTCTCGACGTCCTCCGCCCCCGCCTTTCGCACCAAGGCCGGCCGCACCGTCGTGTTGGCCCTCAAGAACCCCGCCCCCGTCGCCACTGTCTTCCATCTCCACGGCCACCATTTCCGCCTGCTCGACAAGCTCGACGACGGCTGGAAGCCCTATTGGCTCGACACCCTCGCGATCGAACCCGGCCAGACCCAGCGCATCGCATTCGAGGCCAGAGGTGCCGGCCGATGGCTGATCGAATCCGTGGTAACGGATTGGGCCGCCCCGCGGCTGGTGCGCTGGTACGGGGTGGAGTGA
- a CDS encoding GNAT family N-acetyltransferase: MLRQLALTDMGAAAQVHRAAFDHAMPWLVGLHTPDEDRWFYREHVLATCRVWGRFDADVLSGIIAFRDGWVEQLYVLPAVQGRGFGTELLDVAKQPSERLELWTFQRNALARRFYEVRGFTMIEQTDGARNEEKEPDARYLWMRPGR, encoded by the coding sequence ATGCTCAGGCAGCTCGCGCTCACCGATATGGGCGCGGCGGCGCAGGTTCACCGGGCTGCATTCGACCATGCGATGCCTTGGCTCGTTGGGCTACATACGCCGGACGAGGACCGCTGGTTCTACCGGGAGCATGTCCTCGCGACGTGCCGCGTGTGGGGCCGCTTCGATGCCGATGTACTGAGCGGGATCATCGCTTTCCGTGACGGCTGGGTCGAGCAGCTTTACGTGCTTCCTGCTGTTCAAGGGCGCGGCTTCGGCACCGAACTGCTCGATGTCGCCAAGCAACCCAGCGAACGGCTGGAGCTCTGGACCTTCCAGCGCAACGCGTTGGCGCGGCGCTTCTATGAAGTGCGCGGGTTCACGATGATCGAGCAGACCGATGGAGCGCGGAACGAGGAGAAAGAACCGGACGCTCGCTATCTTTGGATGCGTCCAGGCCGATAG
- the tig gene encoding trigger factor translates to MQVTETLSEGLKREFKISVPASDLDAKAGAKLVDLKDKVRINGFRPGKVPVTHLKKVYGRSVMAETIDQTIRDTNTQLFSERGFRLATEPKITMPTEQAEVEELLNGKTDLTYTVAIEVVPSIALADFKTFEVEKPVAEVTDADVDEAIKRIADSNRGYAAKGEGAKAESGDRVTVAFKGTINGEPFEGGAGEGIQVVIGSNTFIPGFEEQLTGIGTGETRTLKVAFPKNYMNDKLAGQPAEFETTATLIEAPQDLAIDDEFAKTLGLESLDKLKEAARERLVAEFATATRQRVKRALLDRLDETHRFEAPPSLVDEEFNLMWNSVKAEMDSAGKTFADEDTTEDAAKEEYRKIADRRVRLGLVLSEIGEKNKISVTDDEVGRAVIERARSMPGREKEVWDYYRSNAQALAQLRAPIYEDKVVDFILELAKVTEKKVSRDDLYKDDEAEKTAA, encoded by the coding sequence ATGCAGGTCACAGAAACCCTCTCGGAAGGTTTGAAGCGCGAGTTCAAGATCAGCGTTCCCGCGTCTGATCTCGACGCCAAGGCCGGTGCCAAGCTCGTCGATCTCAAGGACAAGGTCCGCATCAACGGCTTCCGTCCCGGCAAGGTGCCGGTCACGCACCTCAAGAAGGTCTATGGCCGCTCGGTGATGGCCGAGACCATCGACCAGACCATCCGCGACACCAACACGCAGCTGTTCTCCGAGCGCGGCTTCCGCCTGGCGACCGAACCGAAGATTACCATGCCGACCGAGCAGGCCGAGGTCGAGGAGCTGCTCAACGGCAAAACCGACCTGACCTACACGGTTGCGATCGAGGTGGTGCCGTCGATCGCGCTCGCCGACTTCAAGACTTTCGAGGTCGAGAAGCCCGTCGCTGAAGTCACCGACGCCGACGTCGACGAGGCGATCAAGCGCATCGCTGATTCGAACCGTGGCTATGCCGCGAAGGGCGAGGGCGCCAAGGCCGAGTCGGGTGATCGCGTCACCGTCGCCTTCAAGGGCACCATCAACGGCGAACCTTTCGAGGGCGGCGCCGGTGAGGGCATCCAGGTCGTGATCGGATCCAACACCTTCATCCCCGGCTTCGAAGAGCAGCTCACCGGCATCGGCACGGGCGAGACCCGCACGCTGAAGGTGGCATTCCCCAAGAACTACATGAACGACAAGCTCGCCGGTCAGCCGGCCGAGTTCGAGACCACGGCGACGCTGATCGAGGCGCCACAGGATCTGGCGATCGACGACGAGTTCGCCAAGACGCTCGGCCTCGAATCGCTGGACAAGCTGAAGGAAGCGGCGCGCGAGCGACTGGTCGCCGAGTTCGCGACCGCGACCCGTCAGCGCGTCAAGCGCGCGCTGCTCGACCGCCTCGACGAGACCCATCGCTTCGAGGCTCCGCCCTCGCTGGTCGATGAGGAGTTCAATCTGATGTGGAACTCGGTGAAGGCCGAGATGGACTCCGCCGGCAAGACCTTCGCCGACGAGGACACCACCGAAGACGCCGCCAAGGAAGAGTACCGCAAGATCGCCGACCGCCGCGTGCGGCTCGGCCTCGTGCTCTCCGAGATCGGCGAGAAGAACAAGATCTCCGTGACCGACGACGAGGTCGGCCGCGCCGTGATCGAGCGGGCGCGCTCGATGCCGGGCCGCGAGAAGGAGGTCTGGGACTATTACCGCAGCAACGCCCAAGCGTTGGCCCAGCTTCGTGCACCGATCTATGAGGACAAGGTCGTCGACTTCATCCTCGAGCTTGCCAAGGTGACCGAGAAGAAGGTCTCGCGCGACGATCTCTACAAGGACGACGAGGCGGAAAAGACCGCCGCCTGA
- a CDS encoding ATP-dependent Clp protease proteolytic subunit, with product MRDPVETYMNLVPMVVEQTNRGERAYDIFSRLLKERIIFLTGPVEDGMSTLIVAQLLFLEAENPKKEISMYINSPGGVVTSGLAIYDTMQFIRPPVSTLCTGQAASMGSLLLCAGEKDMRFSLPNARIMVHQPSGGFQGQATDIMLHAQEILNLKKRLNEIYVKHTGQTYKAIEDALERDKFLTASDAKEFGLVDRVIDKRAEETAAPKTP from the coding sequence ATGCGCGATCCGGTTGAAACCTACATGAACCTCGTGCCCATGGTGGTCGAGCAGACCAACCGTGGCGAGCGCGCCTACGACATTTTCTCGCGCCTTTTGAAAGAGCGCATCATCTTCCTGACCGGGCCGGTCGAGGACGGCATGTCGACGCTGATCGTCGCGCAGTTGCTGTTCCTTGAGGCGGAAAATCCGAAGAAGGAAATCTCGATGTACATCAATTCGCCGGGTGGCGTGGTGACGTCGGGCCTCGCGATCTACGACACCATGCAGTTCATTCGTCCGCCGGTCTCGACGCTGTGCACGGGCCAGGCCGCCTCGATGGGCTCGCTGCTGCTCTGTGCCGGCGAAAAGGACATGCGCTTCTCGCTGCCGAACGCGCGCATCATGGTGCATCAGCCTTCCGGCGGCTTCCAGGGCCAGGCCACCGACATCATGCTGCACGCCCAGGAAATCCTGAACCTGAAGAAGCGGCTCAACGAGATCTACGTGAAGCACACCGGCCAGACCTACAAGGCGATCGAGGACGCGCTGGAACGCGACAAGTTCCTGACCGCGAGCGACGCCAAGGAGTTCGGTTTGGTCGACAGGGTCATCGACAAGCGCGCCGAGGAAACCGCGGCGCCGAAGACCCCGTAG